A part of Biomphalaria glabrata chromosome 3, xgBioGlab47.1, whole genome shotgun sequence genomic DNA contains:
- the LOC106055352 gene encoding ribosome-binding protein 1-like isoform X12, with protein MEVLTILVGVVAFVLSAIIIYCISVFSMREKTFEEVMEEQRRRQEEEREKAKAEKKAEKEQKRKYKKGKPEKVKEKSAQVTEPELKDQKMVNIEIDPEIIEPTESLGLSTALRQRGKKEKVAKPILHNKGEVSLISEKTVEVQHKPIVPKDELELKKKHDSKVVENIEKVKIVPTEAIVTASRQEIKENLPPKKVEKEELKLLKQSTDDVEKRAAKPKPATDDFVLNGSKLISSVKTAKLSDSEVQTLIDILLNRQGVTPIKPAVSETWNKKSQKGDPVSQLKKQLEEKEKALLDEQGVSQSSNAKIKELQKELLSEKTKYAALDKTLQEKNNQHKSEIEAFQLRMQHSHEQSLSKINTLEAKVRQLSEQGNAGGDKNTAVKPSEDNKLVQENKILQETLSQKVKEASSLTDKINQLEKELSNTTKSVQLSESNKKSYELKISQYEEQIKKLEAFQKDTDSVINKKVDEIASELKKSEAKNSSLSSDLQKANSALSVAEVECSSLKTKLEELELHLRKAEASKEVESKLQESEQKRSDLEGNIKNLDKQLADLSRRLNESNAEVNQLQSENKRLSDEIRLVNERLQSAPASNGDIHDNGPSIPSTEHERILADKNKEISELTAGLETQKKAVTSLNTQLDNKTAEVTDLQQQLSQQKSKNNELREKNWKAMEALELAEKNSAEKVDKALKSARELSSAGITELETSDKAVFLRLFPEVQISDKLSHKEWVVAFEKQAFKKLQNTTDASKVSVLEKENVQLKNEITGLKNTLSEMTSKAESLQKLEAEIANLKSSQSSSLQADSEKYLQLENENLRLKSEVENYRSIVSETENKLHQLEKTIDAEQKKWQEELTQAKSAAKQDTRSLEQVKVLDAVVSQQAGQIEEYRKVLAASTKDQLSRLKPQTEEQGSQELQLRIVSLESELQEAKEKLVVITKEKETVITRVSESHTSSSEVELLQKQINELQSHLDSERKKTKELSLNVVKLNGIIKTGQDALAQEQGIVKKLQESLDSKSVSSGLSEAEEIEQLRTKLSEKQKLLEREMATNKQLSERLAQLGMLAANTESGTSV; from the exons ATGGAAGTTCTTACAATTCTTGTGGGCGTAGTAGCCTTTGTTTTATCGGCCATAATAATTTACTGCATTTCTGTTTTCTCAATGAGAGAAAAAACTTTTGAGGAAGTGATGGAGGAGCAACGGCGGCGCCAGGAAGAGGAAAGAGAAAAGGCTAAAGCTGAGAAAAAGGCAGAGAAAGAACAGAAGCGAAAGTATAAGAAAGGAAaaccagaaaaggtgaaagaaAAATCAGCTCAAGTAACAGAGCCTGAGTTAAAAGATCAAAAGATGGTAAATATAGAGATAGATCCTGAGATAATAGAGCCTACGGAAAGCTTAGGACTAAGTACTGCTTTACGACAGAGGGGAAAGAAGGAAAAAGTTGCCAAGCCGATTCTCCATAATAAAGGGGAGGTTAGTCTTATTAGTGAGAAAACAGTTGAAGTTCAACATAAACCAATTGTACCCAAAGATGAGTTAGAGTTGAAGAAAAAGCACGACTCTAAGGTAGTTGAAAATATCGAAAAGGTTAAAATTGTTCCCACCGAAGCCATAGTTACTGCATCTCGTCAAGAGATTAAGGAGAACTTGCCTCCAAAGAAAGTTGAAAAAGAAGAACTCAAGCTGCTTAAGCAGAGCACAGATGATGTTGAAAAACGTGCAGCCAAGCCAAAGCCTGCCACAG ATGATTTTGTGCTGAATGGGTCTAAGCTGATCTCTTCAGTTAAAACTGCCAAGCTGTCTGATAGTGAGGTTCAGACCTTAATAGACATACTTCTCAACCGCCAAGGTGTGACTCCTATAAAACCTGCAGTATCTGAAACCTGGAATAAG AAGAGTCAAAAAGGTGACCCAGTTTCTCAACTGAAAAAACAgcttgaagaaaaagaaaaggcttTACTAGATG AACAAGGTGTTTCACAATCATCCAATGCTAAAATTAAAGAGTTGCAAAAAGAGTTATtatcagaaaaaacaaaatatgcagCTTTGGATAAAACACTCCAGGAAAAAAACAACCAGCATAAATCAGAAATAGAAGCTTTTCAGCTTAGGATGCAGCATTCACATGAGCAAAGCCTGTCAAAAATTAACACGCTGGAAGCTAAGGTTCGTCAGCTTAGTGAACAAGGCAATGCAGGTGGTGACAAAAATACAGCAGTAAAACCATCTGAG GATAACAAACTTGTGCAGGAAAACAAGATTCTTCAGGAAACACTCTCACAGAAAGT CAAGGAGGCCTCCAGTCTAACAGACAAAATCAACCAACTGGAAAAAGAGCTCTCCAACACCACAAAGTCTGTCCAGCTCAGTGAGtccaacaaaaaaagttatgaacTGAAAATCAGTCAATATGaagaacaaattaaaaaacttGAAGCTTTtcag AAAGATACAGATTCTGTTATCAATAAAAAGGTGGATGAAATTGCATCAGAATTGAAAAAGTCAGAAGCTAAAAATTCCAGTTTAAGTTCAGATTTACAGAAAGCCAATTCTGCATTGAGTGTAGCTGAAGTTGAATGCAGTAGCTTAAAAACCAAGCTTGAAGAGCTTGAATTGCATCTAAGAAAAGCTGAAGCCAGTAAAGAAGTGGAATCTAAACTACAG GAATCTGAACAAAAGAGGTCTGACCTAGAAGGAAATATTAAGAATCTTGACAAACAATTAGCTGACTTGTCCAGACGTCTAAACGAAAGTAATGCTGAAGTCAAT CAACTGCAATcggaaaataaaagattgtcTGATGAAATTAGATTGGTGAATGAGCGCCTCCAGTCTGCCCCTGCTTCTAATGGTGACATCCATGACAATGGACCCAGTATCCCATCTACTGAACATGAGCGCAt CCTGGCTGACAAGAATAAAGAGATCTCTGAGTTGACAGCTGGGCTTGAAACTCAGAAGAAAGCTGTAACAAGTCTGAACACTCAGCTTGATAACAAAACAGCAGAAGTGACAGACTTGCAGCAACAACTCTCACAGCAGAAATCTAAAAACAAT gagttGAGAGAAAAGAATTGGAAAGCAATGGAAGCATTAGAATTAGCAGAAAAAAACTCAGCAGAAAAAGTTGATAAAGCTTTGAAATCTGCTAGG GAGCTGAGCTCAGCAGGGATCACTGAATTAGAAACATCTGACAAAGCTGTATTTCTAAGATTATTCCCTGAAGTTCAAATTTCTGATAAACTG AGCCACAAAGAATGGGTTGTCGCTTTTGAAAAGCAAGCATTTAAAAAACTTCAGAAT ACAACTGATGCCAGTAAAGTGTCAGTTTTGGAGAAGGAAAATGTACAACTAAAGAATGAAATAACAGGGTTGAAAAATACATTAAGTGAAATG ACCTCTAAAGCTGAATCATTACAAAAATtagaagctgaaatagctaatTTGAAATCCAGTCAGTCTTCCTCTTTACAA GCTGATTCAGAAAAGTATCTTCAATTAGAAAATGAAAACTTGCGGTTAAAGTCAGAAGTTGAAAATTATCGAAGTATAGTTTCAGAAACT GAGAACAAACTTCATCAGTTAGAAAAGACGATAGACGCTGAGCAGAAAAAATGGCAAGAAGAGCTGACCCAAGCCAAATCAGCCGCCAAACAA GACACTAGATCATTAGAACAAGTCAAAGTACTTGACGCTGTCGTATCTCAACAAGCTGGCCAAATAGAGGAATATAGAAAAGTTTTAGCTGCTTCT ACAAAAGATCAGCTATCACGTTTGAAGCCACAGACAGAGGAACAGGGCAGTCAAGAG TTGCAATTGAGGATAGTCAGCTTGGAATCAGAGTTGCAAGAAGCAAAAGAGAAATTGGTTGTTATCACAAAGGAAAAAGAAACA GTCATTACACGTGTAAGTGAAAGTCATACGTCAAGCTCAGAAGTTGAACTATTGCAAAAG CAAATCAATGAACTGCAAAGTCATTTGGATTCTGAGCGTAAAAAAACGAAAGAACTTTCATTGAATGTAGTCAAGCTAAATGGCATTATCAAGACAGGTCAGGATGCTCTGGCTCAAGAACAGGGCATCGTAAAGAAATTACAGGAGTCCCTAGATTCTAAATCTGTG AGTTCGGGTTTATCAGAAGCTGAAGAAATTGAGCAG CTCCGGACAAAACtctcagaaaaacaaaaacttctaGAGCGTGAAATGGCTACCAACAAACAGCTTAGCGAAAGATTG GCTCAGTTAGGCATGCTG gctGCAAACACAGAGAGCGGTACCTCAGTATGA
- the LOC106055352 gene encoding ribosome-binding protein 1-like isoform X9 — MEVLTILVGVVAFVLSAIIIYCISVFSMREKTFEEVMEEQRRRQEEEREKAKAEKKAEKEQKRKYKKGKPEKVKEKSAQVTEPELKDQKMVNIEIDPEIIEPTESLGLSTALRQRGKKEKVAKPILHNKGEVSLISEKTVEVQHKPIVPKDELELKKKHDSKVVENIEKVKIVPTEAIVTASRQEIKENLPPKKVEKEELKLLKQSTDDVEKRAAKPKPATDDFVLNGSKLISSVKTAKLSDSEVQTLIDILLNRQGVTPIKPAVSETWNKKSQKGDPVSQLKKQLEEKEKALLDEQGVSQSSNAKIKELQKELLSEKTKYAALDKTLQEKNNQHKSEIEAFQLRMQHSHEQSLSKINTLEAKVRQLSEQGNAGGDKNTAVKPSEDNKLVQENKILQETLSQKVKEASSLTDKINQLEKELSNTTKSVQLSESNKKSYELKISQYEEQIKKLEAFQKDTDSVINKKVDEIASELKKSEAKNSSLSSDLQKANSALSVAEVECSSLKTKLEELELHLRKAEASKEVESKLQESEQKRSDLEGNIKNLDKQLADLSRRLNESNAEVNQLQSENKRLSDEIRLVNERLQSAPASNGDIHDNGPSIPSTEHERILADKNKEISELTAGLETQKKAVTSLNTQLDNKTAEVTDLQQQLSQQKSKNNELREKNWKAMEALELAEKNSAEKVDKALKSARELSSAGITELETSDKAVFLRLFPEVQISDKLSHKEWVVAFEKQAFKKLQNTTDASKVSVLEKENVQLKNEITGLKNTLSEMTSKAESLQKLEAEIANLKSSQSSSLQADSEKYLQLENENLRLKSEVENYRSIVSETENKLHQLEKTIDAEQKKWQEELTQAKSAAKQDTRSLEQVKVLDAVVSQQAGQIEEYRKVLAASASRLVELEEKVSSEEKSWQDKYSSLQSQLHQTKDQLSRLKPQTEEQGSQEDLSDLCFAYHCVEKSLTNIVDELQLRIVSLESELQEAKEKLVVITKEKETVITRVSESHTSSSEVELLQKQINELQSHLDSERKKTKELSLNVVKLNGIIKTGQDALAQEQGIVKKLQESLDSKSVSSGLSEAEEIEQAANTESGTSV; from the exons ATGGAAGTTCTTACAATTCTTGTGGGCGTAGTAGCCTTTGTTTTATCGGCCATAATAATTTACTGCATTTCTGTTTTCTCAATGAGAGAAAAAACTTTTGAGGAAGTGATGGAGGAGCAACGGCGGCGCCAGGAAGAGGAAAGAGAAAAGGCTAAAGCTGAGAAAAAGGCAGAGAAAGAACAGAAGCGAAAGTATAAGAAAGGAAaaccagaaaaggtgaaagaaAAATCAGCTCAAGTAACAGAGCCTGAGTTAAAAGATCAAAAGATGGTAAATATAGAGATAGATCCTGAGATAATAGAGCCTACGGAAAGCTTAGGACTAAGTACTGCTTTACGACAGAGGGGAAAGAAGGAAAAAGTTGCCAAGCCGATTCTCCATAATAAAGGGGAGGTTAGTCTTATTAGTGAGAAAACAGTTGAAGTTCAACATAAACCAATTGTACCCAAAGATGAGTTAGAGTTGAAGAAAAAGCACGACTCTAAGGTAGTTGAAAATATCGAAAAGGTTAAAATTGTTCCCACCGAAGCCATAGTTACTGCATCTCGTCAAGAGATTAAGGAGAACTTGCCTCCAAAGAAAGTTGAAAAAGAAGAACTCAAGCTGCTTAAGCAGAGCACAGATGATGTTGAAAAACGTGCAGCCAAGCCAAAGCCTGCCACAG ATGATTTTGTGCTGAATGGGTCTAAGCTGATCTCTTCAGTTAAAACTGCCAAGCTGTCTGATAGTGAGGTTCAGACCTTAATAGACATACTTCTCAACCGCCAAGGTGTGACTCCTATAAAACCTGCAGTATCTGAAACCTGGAATAAG AAGAGTCAAAAAGGTGACCCAGTTTCTCAACTGAAAAAACAgcttgaagaaaaagaaaaggcttTACTAGATG AACAAGGTGTTTCACAATCATCCAATGCTAAAATTAAAGAGTTGCAAAAAGAGTTATtatcagaaaaaacaaaatatgcagCTTTGGATAAAACACTCCAGGAAAAAAACAACCAGCATAAATCAGAAATAGAAGCTTTTCAGCTTAGGATGCAGCATTCACATGAGCAAAGCCTGTCAAAAATTAACACGCTGGAAGCTAAGGTTCGTCAGCTTAGTGAACAAGGCAATGCAGGTGGTGACAAAAATACAGCAGTAAAACCATCTGAG GATAACAAACTTGTGCAGGAAAACAAGATTCTTCAGGAAACACTCTCACAGAAAGT CAAGGAGGCCTCCAGTCTAACAGACAAAATCAACCAACTGGAAAAAGAGCTCTCCAACACCACAAAGTCTGTCCAGCTCAGTGAGtccaacaaaaaaagttatgaacTGAAAATCAGTCAATATGaagaacaaattaaaaaacttGAAGCTTTtcag AAAGATACAGATTCTGTTATCAATAAAAAGGTGGATGAAATTGCATCAGAATTGAAAAAGTCAGAAGCTAAAAATTCCAGTTTAAGTTCAGATTTACAGAAAGCCAATTCTGCATTGAGTGTAGCTGAAGTTGAATGCAGTAGCTTAAAAACCAAGCTTGAAGAGCTTGAATTGCATCTAAGAAAAGCTGAAGCCAGTAAAGAAGTGGAATCTAAACTACAG GAATCTGAACAAAAGAGGTCTGACCTAGAAGGAAATATTAAGAATCTTGACAAACAATTAGCTGACTTGTCCAGACGTCTAAACGAAAGTAATGCTGAAGTCAAT CAACTGCAATcggaaaataaaagattgtcTGATGAAATTAGATTGGTGAATGAGCGCCTCCAGTCTGCCCCTGCTTCTAATGGTGACATCCATGACAATGGACCCAGTATCCCATCTACTGAACATGAGCGCAt CCTGGCTGACAAGAATAAAGAGATCTCTGAGTTGACAGCTGGGCTTGAAACTCAGAAGAAAGCTGTAACAAGTCTGAACACTCAGCTTGATAACAAAACAGCAGAAGTGACAGACTTGCAGCAACAACTCTCACAGCAGAAATCTAAAAACAAT gagttGAGAGAAAAGAATTGGAAAGCAATGGAAGCATTAGAATTAGCAGAAAAAAACTCAGCAGAAAAAGTTGATAAAGCTTTGAAATCTGCTAGG GAGCTGAGCTCAGCAGGGATCACTGAATTAGAAACATCTGACAAAGCTGTATTTCTAAGATTATTCCCTGAAGTTCAAATTTCTGATAAACTG AGCCACAAAGAATGGGTTGTCGCTTTTGAAAAGCAAGCATTTAAAAAACTTCAGAAT ACAACTGATGCCAGTAAAGTGTCAGTTTTGGAGAAGGAAAATGTACAACTAAAGAATGAAATAACAGGGTTGAAAAATACATTAAGTGAAATG ACCTCTAAAGCTGAATCATTACAAAAATtagaagctgaaatagctaatTTGAAATCCAGTCAGTCTTCCTCTTTACAA GCTGATTCAGAAAAGTATCTTCAATTAGAAAATGAAAACTTGCGGTTAAAGTCAGAAGTTGAAAATTATCGAAGTATAGTTTCAGAAACT GAGAACAAACTTCATCAGTTAGAAAAGACGATAGACGCTGAGCAGAAAAAATGGCAAGAAGAGCTGACCCAAGCCAAATCAGCCGCCAAACAA GACACTAGATCATTAGAACAAGTCAAAGTACTTGACGCTGTCGTATCTCAACAAGCTGGCCAAATAGAGGAATATAGAAAAGTTTTAGCTGCTTCT GCCAGTAGATTAGTCGAGTTGGAAGAGAAAGTCTCAAGTGAGGAGAAGTCATGGCAAGATAAATATTCATCATTACAGTCCCAACTCCATCAG ACAAAAGATCAGCTATCACGTTTGAAGCCACAGACAGAGGAACAGGGCAGTCAAGAG GATCTTTCAGATTTGTGCTTTGCTTATCACTGTGTAGAGAAAAGTCTGACCAATATAGTAGATGAG TTGCAATTGAGGATAGTCAGCTTGGAATCAGAGTTGCAAGAAGCAAAAGAGAAATTGGTTGTTATCACAAAGGAAAAAGAAACA GTCATTACACGTGTAAGTGAAAGTCATACGTCAAGCTCAGAAGTTGAACTATTGCAAAAG CAAATCAATGAACTGCAAAGTCATTTGGATTCTGAGCGTAAAAAAACGAAAGAACTTTCATTGAATGTAGTCAAGCTAAATGGCATTATCAAGACAGGTCAGGATGCTCTGGCTCAAGAACAGGGCATCGTAAAGAAATTACAGGAGTCCCTAGATTCTAAATCTGTG AGTTCGGGTTTATCAGAAGCTGAAGAAATTGAGCAG gctGCAAACACAGAGAGCGGTACCTCAGTATGA
- the LOC106055352 gene encoding ribosome-binding protein 1-like isoform X8 — translation MEVLTILVGVVAFVLSAIIIYCISVFSMREKTFEEVMEEQRRRQEEEREKAKAEKKAEKEQKRKYKKGKPEKVKEKSAQVTEPELKDQKMVNIEIDPEIIEPTESLGLSTALRQRGKKEKVAKPILHNKGEVSLISEKTVEVQHKPIVPKDELELKKKHDSKVVENIEKVKIVPTEAIVTASRQEIKENLPPKKVEKEELKLLKQSTDDVEKRAAKPKPATDDFVLNGSKLISSVKTAKLSDSEVQTLIDILLNRQGVTPIKPAVSETWNKKSQKGDPVSQLKKQLEEKEKALLDEQGVSQSSNAKIKELQKELLSEKTKYAALDKTLQEKNNQHKSEIEAFQLRMQHSHEQSLSKINTLEAKVRQLSEQGNAGGDKNTAVKPSEDNKLVQENKILQETLSQKVKEASSLTDKINQLEKELSNTTKSVQLSESNKKSYELKISQYEEQIKKLEAFQKDTDSVINKKVDEIASELKKSEAKNSSLSSDLQKANSALSVAEVECSSLKTKLEELELHLRKAEASKEVESKLQESEQKRSDLEGNIKNLDKQLADLSRRLNESNAEVNQLQSENKRLSDEIRLVNERLQSAPASNGDIHDNGPSIPSTEHERILADKNKEISELTAGLETQKKAVTSLNTQLDNKTAEVTDLQQQLSQQKSKNNELREKNWKAMEALELAEKNSAEKVDKALKSARELSSAGITELETSDKAVFLRLFPEVQISDKLSHKEWVVAFEKQAFKKLQNTTDASKVSVLEKENVQLKNEITGLKNTLSEMTSKAESLQKLEAEIANLKSSQSSSLQADSEKYLQLENENLRLKSEVENYRSIVSETENKLHQLEKTIDAEQKKWQEELTQAKSAAKQDTRSLEQVKVLDAVVSQQAGQIEEYRKVLAASTKDQLSRLKPQTEEQGSQEDLSDLCFAYHCVEKSLTNIVDELQLRIVSLESELQEAKEKLVVITKEKETVITRVSESHTSSSEVELLQKQINELQSHLDSERKKTKELSLNVVKLNGIIKTGQDALAQEQGIVKKLQESLDSKSVSSGLSEAEEIEQLRTKLSEKQKLLEREMATNKQLSERLAQLGMLAANTESGTSV, via the exons ATGGAAGTTCTTACAATTCTTGTGGGCGTAGTAGCCTTTGTTTTATCGGCCATAATAATTTACTGCATTTCTGTTTTCTCAATGAGAGAAAAAACTTTTGAGGAAGTGATGGAGGAGCAACGGCGGCGCCAGGAAGAGGAAAGAGAAAAGGCTAAAGCTGAGAAAAAGGCAGAGAAAGAACAGAAGCGAAAGTATAAGAAAGGAAaaccagaaaaggtgaaagaaAAATCAGCTCAAGTAACAGAGCCTGAGTTAAAAGATCAAAAGATGGTAAATATAGAGATAGATCCTGAGATAATAGAGCCTACGGAAAGCTTAGGACTAAGTACTGCTTTACGACAGAGGGGAAAGAAGGAAAAAGTTGCCAAGCCGATTCTCCATAATAAAGGGGAGGTTAGTCTTATTAGTGAGAAAACAGTTGAAGTTCAACATAAACCAATTGTACCCAAAGATGAGTTAGAGTTGAAGAAAAAGCACGACTCTAAGGTAGTTGAAAATATCGAAAAGGTTAAAATTGTTCCCACCGAAGCCATAGTTACTGCATCTCGTCAAGAGATTAAGGAGAACTTGCCTCCAAAGAAAGTTGAAAAAGAAGAACTCAAGCTGCTTAAGCAGAGCACAGATGATGTTGAAAAACGTGCAGCCAAGCCAAAGCCTGCCACAG ATGATTTTGTGCTGAATGGGTCTAAGCTGATCTCTTCAGTTAAAACTGCCAAGCTGTCTGATAGTGAGGTTCAGACCTTAATAGACATACTTCTCAACCGCCAAGGTGTGACTCCTATAAAACCTGCAGTATCTGAAACCTGGAATAAG AAGAGTCAAAAAGGTGACCCAGTTTCTCAACTGAAAAAACAgcttgaagaaaaagaaaaggcttTACTAGATG AACAAGGTGTTTCACAATCATCCAATGCTAAAATTAAAGAGTTGCAAAAAGAGTTATtatcagaaaaaacaaaatatgcagCTTTGGATAAAACACTCCAGGAAAAAAACAACCAGCATAAATCAGAAATAGAAGCTTTTCAGCTTAGGATGCAGCATTCACATGAGCAAAGCCTGTCAAAAATTAACACGCTGGAAGCTAAGGTTCGTCAGCTTAGTGAACAAGGCAATGCAGGTGGTGACAAAAATACAGCAGTAAAACCATCTGAG GATAACAAACTTGTGCAGGAAAACAAGATTCTTCAGGAAACACTCTCACAGAAAGT CAAGGAGGCCTCCAGTCTAACAGACAAAATCAACCAACTGGAAAAAGAGCTCTCCAACACCACAAAGTCTGTCCAGCTCAGTGAGtccaacaaaaaaagttatgaacTGAAAATCAGTCAATATGaagaacaaattaaaaaacttGAAGCTTTtcag AAAGATACAGATTCTGTTATCAATAAAAAGGTGGATGAAATTGCATCAGAATTGAAAAAGTCAGAAGCTAAAAATTCCAGTTTAAGTTCAGATTTACAGAAAGCCAATTCTGCATTGAGTGTAGCTGAAGTTGAATGCAGTAGCTTAAAAACCAAGCTTGAAGAGCTTGAATTGCATCTAAGAAAAGCTGAAGCCAGTAAAGAAGTGGAATCTAAACTACAG GAATCTGAACAAAAGAGGTCTGACCTAGAAGGAAATATTAAGAATCTTGACAAACAATTAGCTGACTTGTCCAGACGTCTAAACGAAAGTAATGCTGAAGTCAAT CAACTGCAATcggaaaataaaagattgtcTGATGAAATTAGATTGGTGAATGAGCGCCTCCAGTCTGCCCCTGCTTCTAATGGTGACATCCATGACAATGGACCCAGTATCCCATCTACTGAACATGAGCGCAt CCTGGCTGACAAGAATAAAGAGATCTCTGAGTTGACAGCTGGGCTTGAAACTCAGAAGAAAGCTGTAACAAGTCTGAACACTCAGCTTGATAACAAAACAGCAGAAGTGACAGACTTGCAGCAACAACTCTCACAGCAGAAATCTAAAAACAAT gagttGAGAGAAAAGAATTGGAAAGCAATGGAAGCATTAGAATTAGCAGAAAAAAACTCAGCAGAAAAAGTTGATAAAGCTTTGAAATCTGCTAGG GAGCTGAGCTCAGCAGGGATCACTGAATTAGAAACATCTGACAAAGCTGTATTTCTAAGATTATTCCCTGAAGTTCAAATTTCTGATAAACTG AGCCACAAAGAATGGGTTGTCGCTTTTGAAAAGCAAGCATTTAAAAAACTTCAGAAT ACAACTGATGCCAGTAAAGTGTCAGTTTTGGAGAAGGAAAATGTACAACTAAAGAATGAAATAACAGGGTTGAAAAATACATTAAGTGAAATG ACCTCTAAAGCTGAATCATTACAAAAATtagaagctgaaatagctaatTTGAAATCCAGTCAGTCTTCCTCTTTACAA GCTGATTCAGAAAAGTATCTTCAATTAGAAAATGAAAACTTGCGGTTAAAGTCAGAAGTTGAAAATTATCGAAGTATAGTTTCAGAAACT GAGAACAAACTTCATCAGTTAGAAAAGACGATAGACGCTGAGCAGAAAAAATGGCAAGAAGAGCTGACCCAAGCCAAATCAGCCGCCAAACAA GACACTAGATCATTAGAACAAGTCAAAGTACTTGACGCTGTCGTATCTCAACAAGCTGGCCAAATAGAGGAATATAGAAAAGTTTTAGCTGCTTCT ACAAAAGATCAGCTATCACGTTTGAAGCCACAGACAGAGGAACAGGGCAGTCAAGAG GATCTTTCAGATTTGTGCTTTGCTTATCACTGTGTAGAGAAAAGTCTGACCAATATAGTAGATGAG TTGCAATTGAGGATAGTCAGCTTGGAATCAGAGTTGCAAGAAGCAAAAGAGAAATTGGTTGTTATCACAAAGGAAAAAGAAACA GTCATTACACGTGTAAGTGAAAGTCATACGTCAAGCTCAGAAGTTGAACTATTGCAAAAG CAAATCAATGAACTGCAAAGTCATTTGGATTCTGAGCGTAAAAAAACGAAAGAACTTTCATTGAATGTAGTCAAGCTAAATGGCATTATCAAGACAGGTCAGGATGCTCTGGCTCAAGAACAGGGCATCGTAAAGAAATTACAGGAGTCCCTAGATTCTAAATCTGTG AGTTCGGGTTTATCAGAAGCTGAAGAAATTGAGCAG CTCCGGACAAAACtctcagaaaaacaaaaacttctaGAGCGTGAAATGGCTACCAACAAACAGCTTAGCGAAAGATTG GCTCAGTTAGGCATGCTG gctGCAAACACAGAGAGCGGTACCTCAGTATGA